DNA sequence from the Acidimicrobiia bacterium genome:
CTGGTTCAAGGCTGGCGAGATGACACTGGGCTTCCATGTCGGCGACCCGCCCGGCAACCCCGCGGCGATCAATATCGGTCTCGTCGTTGACGACGTCCAAAGCGAGTTCGAGCGCCTGCGCGATCTCGGAGTGCCCGTCGTGCGGGAGCCATACCGTCCGGCGTGGGCAGCGCAAGCCACGGTCATCGCCGATCCCGCTGGGCATGCCGTCACTCTCGCCACACCCGAGATGGCCTAGCGACGCGCGGCCACGAGTCGTCGCCGTGGGTCATCCGTCGGGGTCGTGCTTGCGCTGGTGCCCGGCGGGTGTGTGGCGCTTCCGACTGAGTCGATCAGCTGGCGGTCGAGCGGAACTCGTATCGCATGATCGGGCGTGGAGGGAGGTGTCGAGCGACGGTTGTGAAGCCTGCGCGTTCGAACGTCGTGAGATAGCCGGTGTGTGACGCGCTGGGCGTCAACTCGGCATCGAGCGGGTACGCCTCGACGGCGACCGCTCCGGCACGTCGAGCGGTTACGAGCGCGGCATGGATCAGCGCCGAGGTGACACCTTGGCGTCGGTAGCCCTTGCGGATGTAGAAGCACGAGATCGACCACACGGGCTTGTCATCGACGCGTGCGAGTCGCCGCGTTCGGTCGAGCGCCGGTAGGGCCTCGCGAGGCGTGAGTTGGCACCAACCGACCGCGATGTCGTCGTCGAACGCGAGCAGTCCTGGCGGAGGACCCGCAGACACGACTTCGCGGAAGGACTCCTTGTTGGCATCTGGTGAGCGGCTTCGGTACGTGCTGCCGATCCGCCAGTACATGCACCAACACCGACCCACCGGACCGGTGGTGGCGAAGAGATCCTCCAGCGCAGGCCACAGATCCTCGGTGAGTGCTCGCACGACGAGTCCCATGAGGTATCGATCGGGCGCGCAACGTCACCGGCAAGCGGCTCGTCAGCGTGACCTTTGCGGATCAGCCCGATGCCGCGCCGTATGTTGCGGCGCTCGAGCTCTCGAACTCGTAGGCCACAAACGGCTCGTCCCCAAGGATCCAAGCGTCGTGACCGGGCTCGATGCGGTACGCCTCACCGGGACCCGCCTCGGCTTCGGTCCCGTCGTCATGGACCACGTGGATCCGACCTGACAGGACTGCGCCGACGTGCCGAACTTGACAGCGATCTGTGCCGACGACTGGCTTGACGCACTCCGACCACCGCCATCCGGGCTGCATCGTCAAGCGCGCAGCCTTGATGCCGTCGCCGAGGTCAACGACTTCGACGGTCGTCTTCTCGGGCTTTCTCGTCTCGTCAGGTGCGTCGAAGCTCTTGCCGACCAGATTCGCCATGGCACAACCTCCGCTCAGTGCAACTGGAGACGCCAGCAGTCTTGCTCCTGCAACGCTGAAGCGCAACGCCCCTCAGCGTATAGATCTGTCGTTCGTCTCCTCGTAGTGATGGCCTACACCGCCTGGATCTTCGCGTCTTTCTAACCCGGCGTCATGCGCATGGCCAACGACGGCGATCGGTTACGCGCCTGGGAATCCGGTGGCGGCTTACAACGGACTGCTGCCAGAGTGCGGCTTGTGCCAGAGAACTACTTCGACGAAGGGATAGCAAGAAGCTACGAGGCCAAGTGGCCGGAGCTGTTCGAACCTGCGGTCGTCGACCCGGCGGTGAGCTTCCTCGCCGATCTGGCAGGAAGAGGTGCCGCCCTCGAACTCGGCATCGGTACCGGACGGATCGCATTACCGCTCGGCGAGCGCGGTCTCCGTGTCCATGGGATTGAACTTTCGCCGGCCATGGTCGCTCAGCTGCAAACGAAGCCGGGCGCGAACGACATTGGTGTGACGATCGGCGACTTCGCGACCACCACGGTGGACGGGACGTTTACCCTCGCCTACCTCGTCCGCAACACGATCATGAACCTGACCAGCCAAGACGAGCAGGTTGCGTGTTTCCGCAATGTCGCCGCACATCTGGAACCGGGTGGGTGCTTCGTGATCGAGGTCATGGTTCCCGAGCTTCAACGTCTCCCGCCCGGCGAGACCATCCACGCGTTCACGGTGACCCCAACGCATCTCGGCTTCGAGGAGTACGACGTCGCGACCCAAATCGCGTTCTCTCACCACTACTGGGTGGTCGATGGCCAACTTGAAACGCGGTCGGCGCCATTTCGCTACGTATGGCCGTCCGAGCTGGACCTGATGGCGCGACTCG
Encoded proteins:
- a CDS encoding VOC family protein; amino-acid sequence: MFVYTVYFSVGDDKVLEACRAFYEGTLGLTIETEVPDHSVWFKAGEMTLGFHVGDPPGNPAAINIGLVVDDVQSEFERLRDLGVPVVREPYRPAWAAQATVIADPAGHAVTLATPEMA
- a CDS encoding GNAT family N-acetyltransferase; protein product: MGLVVRALTEDLWPALEDLFATTGPVGRCWCMYWRIGSTYRSRSPDANKESFREVVSAGPPPGLLAFDDDIAVGWCQLTPREALPALDRTRRLARVDDKPVWSISCFYIRKGYRRQGVTSALIHAALVTARRAGAVAVEAYPLDAELTPSASHTGYLTTFERAGFTTVARHLPPRPIMRYEFRSTAS
- a CDS encoding cupin domain-containing protein; its protein translation is MANLVGKSFDAPDETRKPEKTTVEVVDLGDGIKAARLTMQPGWRWSECVKPVVGTDRCQVRHVGAVLSGRIHVVHDDGTEAEAGPGEAYRIEPGHDAWILGDEPFVAYEFESSSAATYGAASG
- a CDS encoding class I SAM-dependent methyltransferase, producing MRMANDGDRLRAWESGGGLQRTAARVRLVPENYFDEGIARSYEAKWPELFEPAVVDPAVSFLADLAGRGAALELGIGTGRIALPLGERGLRVHGIELSPAMVAQLQTKPGANDIGVTIGDFATTTVDGTFTLAYLVRNTIMNLTSQDEQVACFRNVAAHLEPGGCFVIEVMVPELQRLPPGETIHAFTVTPTHLGFEEYDVATQIAFSHHYWVVDGQLETRSAPFRYVWPSELDLMARLAGMTLRERWSDWNREPFTSDSRQHVSVWEKAA